The following is a genomic window from Halodesulfovibrio marinisediminis DSM 17456.
CAAGGTTGATGGATGCAGACAGGTTGAAGACTTCATCAAGTTGTACTGGCAGTGCTTCTGCAAGCTCTTTGCGATCTTCAGGCTTGGTTGCATTCCACTGTTCGTAGAGTGCATCCATAAGATCATCGAGGAATTCCTGAATAAGCTCTTCCTGACTTTCGTTCATCATGATTTCACGACGGAGGCTGTAGATAACCTCACGCTGTTGGTTCATAACGTTGTCGTAGTCGAGGAGAGTTTTACGAATTTCAAAGTTGCGACCTTCAACGCGTTTCTGTGCGTTTTCGATTGCTTTTGAAACCATTTTGTTTTCGATCGGCTCGCCTTCTTCCATGCCGAGTTTCTGCATCATATTGGACATGCGCTCGGATGCGAATAGACGCATGAGATCGTCTTCCAGAGAGAGGTAGAAACGGGAGGAACCAGGGTCACCCTGACGACCGGAACGACCACGCAACTGGTTGTCGATGCGGCGGGATTCGTGACGTTCTGTACCAAGAATATGCAGACCGCCAGCTTCTTTTACGCCTTCGCCAAGCACGATGTCAGTACCACGACCAGCCATGTTTGTAGCAATGGTTACGTGACCTTTCTGTCCAGCTTCAGCAACAATTTGAGCTTCCTGCTCATGATGCTTCGCGTTCAGAACGTTGTGCGGGATGCGGCGCTGTTTGAGCAGCTGAGAAAGCACTTCAGACGTTTCGATGGAGATAGTACCAACGAGAACCGGCTGACCTGCTTTATGCAGTTCAGTAATGGAGTCTGCAATTGCGTTGAATTTTTCACGGGTGGTACGGTAGATAACATCCGGAAAATCTTTACGCTGCATTGGACGGTTAGTCGGAATGGTACATACTTCCAAGTTGTAGATCTGCTGGAATTCAACAGCTTCGGTGTCAGCTGTACCAGTCATACCGCCCAGTTTTTCGTACATGCGGAAGTAGTTCTGGAAGGTGATGGAAGCAAGAGTCTGGTTTTCTGCTTCAACTTTAACACCTTCTTTTGCTTCCAGAGCCTGATGCAGACCATCGGAGAAGCGTCTGCCAGGCATGAGACGACCGGTAAATTCGTCAACAATAACAACCTGACCTTCTTTCACAATGTAATCAACATCGCGCTTGAAGATTTTGTGTGCTTTCAGTGCCTGCAATACGTGGTGCTGCAGGGTGATGTTGCTTGGGTCGTACAGGTTGTCAATTTTCAAAAGTTCTTCAACACGGATAACACCTTCGTCTGTAAGGGATACAGAACGGGCTTTTTCATCCATGGTGTAGTGTGTCTCTTCTTTGAGATAAGGAATGATTGTGTCGATTTGTCCGTACATTGCGGTAGAGTCTTCAGACGCACCGGAGATGATGAGTGGGGTACGGGCTTCGTCGACGAGGATGGAGTCAACTTCGTCGACAATAGCAAAGTGGTGCTCACGTTGTACAAGCTGTTCTTTGTAGAACTTCATGTTGTCGCGCAGGTAGTCGAAACCGAACTCGTTGTTGGTACCGTATGTGATGTCGGAACCGTATGCAGCTTTACGTTCTTCATCGTTCAGACCATGAACAATGATGCCTGTGGTAAGGCCGAGGAAGCTGTAGAGCTGTCCCATCCACTCTGCGTCACGTGTTGCAAGGTAGTCGTTCACTGTAATTACGTGCACGCCTTTACCTGATAACGCGTTCAAAACAACCGGCAGGGTAGCAACAAGGGTTTTACCTTCACCGGTCTTCATTTCTGCAATCTTGCCGTCGTGCAGTGCACAGCCACCAATCAGCTGTACGTCGTAATGGCGCATGCCGAGTACGCGCACACTTGCTTCACGGACAAGCGCAAAAACTTCAGGAAGAATTTCTTTAAGGTCTGTTCCGTTGGCAACTTCTACCTTGAGTTCGGCAATACGTGCTGGGAAGTCTTCATTCTGCATAGCCTGAATGGTAGGTTCAAGCTCGTTGACCTTTGTGATCACCGGACGCAGGCTTTTTAAGTAGCGGTCGTTCTGAGAGCCGAATACTTTCTTGATAATGAAGTTGATCATTCTTTCTCCTGAAAAACAGTATAAGACTCCAAATGAATATGGAGGAAAATTTGTAATAATTGAGATGTTATCTTTGTCACTGAAACACAGGACAATCCAACCATTGGTACTGGAATTCAATTAATAACGCAATGAGGATTGGCAAGGGGCACAGCCTGTGTTTTGCCCAATTAGGACATCTTGAAACGATTATGGTTCGATAATATCGAGCCAGTGTCCAACCTTTATTTTTTCGCCGTTGCGTACTGGTGCTGTGCCACGAAGCTGAAGAGTACAACCACTGCAACCGGTAATAACAAGATAGGAGCATTCAACTCCGCCGCACAAGTCCTGCCCTTCTTCCTCTTCGTCATTGTCGTAGAGGTCACACAGGCAGGTGCCCACTGGCTTGCTGTAGCACGGAATGTAGTCTTCCTTTTTAGGTGGCTTCTGCAATAAGTTTTCCCAGCAACGGTTGGCAACGGTACGGGTAAGTTTGCGGTTGCCAAGCTGGGCAATGCCGCCCATACCACAGCATGATGCAGTATCTGGCGCACTGATTTCCTCGTAGAGAACTTCTTTCAGCCATGCATAGTCTGCATCTTTGCCATGCCAATGACATGGTTGGTGGTATCTGATGAGAAGATGGGCAGGGGCATCAACAGTAAATAGAGAATCACCCCATAACGTGGAAAGAGGACGTAGTGCTTTTTTCCATGCTTCTTTTTCGCCTTCAGCCCAGTCCAATGAGTCATCGTTGGCATATTCAGCAAGTCCAAGATAGCAGGTTGCGCAGAAGGTTACGATGAGAGGACGTTCTGCTACACGCCATGCTCGAAGGTTCTGCATACGGCTTTTGTGCGCTGCATCCGGAATACCGGCGTGGTCGAGTGTGAGACCGCAGCAGGTAAGGCCTTTTGTTTGAAGAAGCTGGTAGCCAAGATTTTTCAGAATGGATTCACTTTTGCGTTTCCAGTTCTTTTGTACACGACTAGCGGTGCAGCCAGAGAACAGGAGTACACGCTGTTCTTTGGCAAGTTCTTTGTCGTATCGGGCAACAGTAACGTACTCAGGAATATCTTTTGGAGACTGCATTGCCTGAATAGACTGAACGAAGCGGGTGGCCTCGTTTTTGCCTTTGGAGTCCGGAGCAGCTTTACTCAGGGTGGAAAGCATAGGCCAGAGCACGTTGCCTTGATTTACCCAACGCTTCCAGACCCACTGGCGCCATCCGGAGTGAGCGGCGCGCATGTTCGCAAGCTGGCGAGGGAAGTTGAGCCCTTGCGGGCAGGTTTGAGCACATTTTCCGCAGGATAGGCACATTTCTGCAAGCTTGTTGCAATCTGTGAGATTAAGCTTCTGCTTGTTCTCTTTTAGAGCGACAATGGTGCGTTGCTTGGCTTTTGGTGTAAGCTCTTCTCGCTGTGTAGTAAGGAACACAGGGCATACAGAAGCACATTTTCCGCAGAGGATGCATTTTGCTTCACGCTCTTTTTGGGCAGGGGCGTTGGCTTCAGGATGGGTATTTTTAGTATTCTCGTGTGTCATTGTCCTGTCCCCTAAAACGCTTTGCCCGGGTTCATGATGGAATGTGGATCAAAAATGTGCTTGATCTGTTTCATAAGAGAGCGCTCAGTTTCACTGAGCTGCAGGTGAACATATGGCGCTTTTACTAACCCAACGCCGTGCTCGCCGGAAAGAGTTCCTCGTAAGGAGAGAATAAAGTTCGAAATTTCTTTTTTAGCTCTTTTTGCTCGGGCCAACTCGTCATGGTCTGAAGCATCGTGCATGATATTGACGTGAATATTGCCGTCGCCCACATGACCAAAAGTCAGAATTGTAAGGCTGTGTTTATTGGCAATCTGACGGATGCCTGTCACAGCTTCCAGAAGTTTACCGCGTGGGACAGTGACGTCGTCAGAATATTTATCTGGTGCTACCTTGAAGGACGCAGGGTTAATGGAACGTCGAACATCCCAAAGTGGTTCTTCCTCTTCTTTTCCAATGCCTGTGGTAGACCAGAGGACGTTACACGCTTTGAATATAGCCCCTGCTTTTTCCAAGTCTGCTTCCAAACCTTGATGTGATCCGTCGAAGCGGAGAAGTAAGGACGCGGTAACGGTGGAAGGCCACGGAACAGCTCCGGCATCCTGCAATGCTGTCAGGACTTCAGGTCCCATAAACTCGAGAGCTGCTGGAAGCATGCCGGCCTTAAACATAACTTTGATGGCATGCAACGCTTCTTCAAGGTTAGCGAATCCAGCAAGGATCGATGCCGTGGATTCTGGCTTTGGAATAAGCTTCAGCGTAATTTCTGTCATGAAGGCAAGGGTGCCTTCACTGCCGGTCAGCAGACGAAGCAGGTCGAGTCCTACAACGTTCTTGTGGTTACGCCCGCCACAGGTGATGGTTTTG
Proteins encoded in this region:
- the secA gene encoding preprotein translocase subunit SecA; its protein translation is MINFIIKKVFGSQNDRYLKSLRPVITKVNELEPTIQAMQNEDFPARIAELKVEVANGTDLKEILPEVFALVREASVRVLGMRHYDVQLIGGCALHDGKIAEMKTGEGKTLVATLPVVLNALSGKGVHVITVNDYLATRDAEWMGQLYSFLGLTTGIIVHGLNDEERKAAYGSDITYGTNNEFGFDYLRDNMKFYKEQLVQREHHFAIVDEVDSILVDEARTPLIISGASEDSTAMYGQIDTIIPYLKEETHYTMDEKARSVSLTDEGVIRVEELLKIDNLYDPSNITLQHHVLQALKAHKIFKRDVDYIVKEGQVVIVDEFTGRLMPGRRFSDGLHQALEAKEGVKVEAENQTLASITFQNYFRMYEKLGGMTGTADTEAVEFQQIYNLEVCTIPTNRPMQRKDFPDVIYRTTREKFNAIADSITELHKAGQPVLVGTISIETSEVLSQLLKQRRIPHNVLNAKHHEQEAQIVAEAGQKGHVTIATNMAGRGTDIVLGEGVKEAGGLHILGTERHESRRIDNQLRGRSGRQGDPGSSRFYLSLEDDLMRLFASERMSNMMQKLGMEEGEPIENKMVSKAIENAQKRVEGRNFEIRKTLLDYDNVMNQQREVIYSLRREIMMNESQEELIQEFLDDLMDALYEQWNATKPEDRKELAEALPVQLDEVFNLSASINLESVPTQEDAHKAVQNRLEVLKNDAKEVYEDVLRYFLLEELDRCWKEHLLNMDHLREGIGLRGYGQRDPKQEYKREGFELFQDMLFRIRENVFKALTRLRIQRSEEEEQQMLRDEFRHKEETDVTYSGGEEEAKTAKRAEPKIGRNAPCPCGSGKKYKKCCGA
- a CDS encoding (Fe-S)-binding protein is translated as MTHENTKNTHPEANAPAQKEREAKCILCGKCASVCPVFLTTQREELTPKAKQRTIVALKENKQKLNLTDCNKLAEMCLSCGKCAQTCPQGLNFPRQLANMRAAHSGWRQWVWKRWVNQGNVLWPMLSTLSKAAPDSKGKNEATRFVQSIQAMQSPKDIPEYVTVARYDKELAKEQRVLLFSGCTASRVQKNWKRKSESILKNLGYQLLQTKGLTCCGLTLDHAGIPDAAHKSRMQNLRAWRVAERPLIVTFCATCYLGLAEYANDDSLDWAEGEKEAWKKALRPLSTLWGDSLFTVDAPAHLLIRYHQPCHWHGKDADYAWLKEVLYEEISAPDTASCCGMGGIAQLGNRKLTRTVANRCWENLLQKPPKKEDYIPCYSKPVGTCLCDLYDNDEEEEGQDLCGGVECSYLVITGCSGCTLQLRGTAPVRNGEKIKVGHWLDIIEP
- a CDS encoding FAD-binding oxidoreductase — encoded protein: MSLLSLPHRRFLQDLFPKTDCLLTPEEMVVFEADASRLEGTPLAVVRPETEEQIIELMRWAHKERIPLYPRARATNVVGLCVPQKPGIVVSTLKMNSILEVDSDDFIARVQPGVITGDLQKRVEQEKLFYPPDPASLGISTIGGNVATCAGGMRALKYGVTREWVLGCKAVLPGGKTITCGGRNHKNVVGLDLLRLLTGSEGTLAFMTEITLKLIPKPESTASILAGFANLEEALHAIKVMFKAGMLPAALEFMGPEVLTALQDAGAVPWPSTVTASLLLRFDGSHQGLEADLEKAGAIFKACNVLWSTTGIGKEEEEPLWDVRRSINPASFKVAPDKYSDDVTVPRGKLLEAVTGIRQIANKHSLTILTFGHVGDGNIHVNIMHDASDHDELARAKRAKKEISNFILSLRGTLSGEHGVGLVKAPYVHLQLSETERSLMKQIKHIFDPHSIMNPGKAF